The genome window CCACTAAAACAAAACCATCTCCTTAAATTGACGATTAGGAGCATTTAGTCAATTTTTAGAGGTGCCCTACAGTCTGCCACCGGCGATGATGCCAAAGAAAGCACCTGCCTGATAAAGACCGAACCCGCCGAACATCGCCTTACAATCCACCCGCTCCAACAGGTGCAATTGGTCGAGAACGAATTCTTCAAAAGAATCGTTTTCCATTTACAACCACCCTCACCTAACCTCTCCCATGAGGGAGAGGAATTTTATTAAACCTTCTCTATCTGTGTTCATCGATGGTTTCATCCATCCCCTCACCCAGCCCTTGTGATATTTCACCTTTGCCTTCATGCCCGGTACGGGTACTCACCTTGAAGGGGCGAGGAAATTTTGTACTAAATCCCCCTAACCCCCTTTTGTAAAGGGGGAATAATTGCCCCCCCTTCCGTGAAGGGGGCCGGGGGGATTTTTTTATCCTGTTTGTCCCGTTAAAATAGTTTTGTTTTGGTTTTCTCTGCGTCCTCTGCGTCTTTGCGGTAAATTTATTTTCTTATTTCAGCTCCGATCACCTGGTTGACCTCATTTAAGATGAGATCGGGGTCGACGTTGTGCATGTGTGCGGTCTCCTGCACCTGCTCGAACGCCTGACCGGGACAGGAGAAACAGCCTTCGCCGTAATGCTTTTCAAACA of Nitrospinota bacterium contains these proteins:
- a CDS encoding TfoX/Sxy family protein, translating into MENDSFEEFVLDQLHLLERVDCKAMFGGFGLYQAGAFFGIIAGGRL